The Mesorhizobium sp. AR10 genome includes the window CGTCAACATCCTCGCCGACGCGGTGAAGGTCACGCTCGGCCCCAAGGGTCGCAACGTCGTCATCGACAAGTCGTTCGGCGCCCCGCGCATCACCAAGGACGGCGTCACCGTCGCCAAGGAAATCGAGCTTGAAGACAAGTTCGAGAACATGGGCGCGCAGATGGTCCGCGAAGTTGCTTCGAAGACCAACGACATCGCCGGCGACGGCACCACGACCGCGACCGTTCTGGCGCAGTCGATCGTCCAGGAAGGCCACAAGGCGGTTGCCGCCGGCATGAACCCGATGGACCTGAAGCGTGGCATCGACCTCGCCGTTGCCGACGTCGTCGCGACGCTGATCAAGAACGCCAAGAAGATCAAGACCTCGGAAGAAGTTGCCCAGGTCGGCACCATCGCCGGCAATGGCGATGCTTCGGTTGGCTCGATGATCGCGGAAGCGATGCAGAAGGTCGGCAATGAGGGCGTCATCACGGTCGAGGAAGCCAAGACCGCCGAGACCGAACTCGAAGTCGTCGAAGGCATGCAGTTCGACCGCGGCTACCTCTCGCCCTACTTCGTCACCAACGCCGACAAGATGGTTGCGGATCTGGAAGACGCCTACATCCTTCTCCACGAGAAGAAGCTCTCCAACCTGCAGGCCATGCTGCCAATCCTCGAGGCTGTCGTGCAGACCTCGAAGCCGCTGGTCATCATCTCGGAAGACGTCGAAGGCGAGGCTCTGGCCACGCTCGTCGTCAACAAGCTGCGTGGCGGTCTGAAGATCGCCGCCGTCAAGGCGCCGGGCTTCGGTGATCGCCGCAAGGCCATGCTGGAAGACATCGCCATCCTCACCGGTGGCCAGGTCATTTCCGAAGACCTCGGCATCAAGCTCGAGAATGTCGGCCTCAACATGCTCGGCCGCGCCAAGAAGGTGTCGATCTCCAAGGAGAACACCACCATCGTCGACGGCGCCGGCAAGAAGGCTGAGATCCAGGGCCGCGTTGCCCAGATCAAGCAGCAGATCGAGGAGACCACCTCGGACTACGACAAGGAGAAGCTGCAGGAACGTCTCGCCAAGCTGGCGGGCGGCGTTGCCGTCATCCGCGTCGGCGGTGCGACCGAGATCGAAGTCAAGGAA containing:
- the groL gene encoding chaperonin GroEL (60 kDa chaperone family; promotes refolding of misfolded polypeptides especially under stressful conditions; forms two stacked rings of heptamers to form a barrel-shaped 14mer; ends can be capped by GroES; misfolded proteins enter the barrel where they are refolded when GroES binds), which translates into the protein MAAKDVKFSRDARERMLRGVNILADAVKVTLGPKGRNVVIDKSFGAPRITKDGVTVAKEIELEDKFENMGAQMVREVASKTNDIAGDGTTTATVLAQSIVQEGHKAVAAGMNPMDLKRGIDLAVADVVATLIKNAKKIKTSEEVAQVGTIAGNGDASVGSMIAEAMQKVGNEGVITVEEAKTAETELEVVEGMQFDRGYLSPYFVTNADKMVADLEDAYILLHEKKLSNLQAMLPILEAVVQTSKPLVIISEDVEGEALATLVVNKLRGGLKIAAVKAPGFGDRRKAMLEDIAILTGGQVISEDLGIKLENVGLNMLGRAKKVSISKENTTIVDGAGKKAEIQGRVAQIKQQIEETTSDYDKEKLQERLAKLAGGVAVIRVGGATEIEVKEKKDRVDDALNATRAAVEEGIVPGGGVALLRASLNIKATGANSDQTAGINIVRRALQAPARQIAANAGAEASIVAGKILENKGATFGYNAQTGEYGDMIAMGIVDPVKVVRTALQDAASVAGLLVTTEAMIAEAPKKESAGGGMPGGMGGGGMGGMGGMDF